In the genome of Arabidopsis thaliana chromosome 4, partial sequence, the window AGGGAAGAAGCTTATGCTGACTGACAAGTCTAGGAAGGGATGTAGAGAGAGTTTAGGAGGAGTAGATGTGGGTTTAATGATGGAGAAAGAAGCTGGAGGTGTTGAGAATGTAGTGGAGGTTAATGTTTCTGGAGCAAGTGGTATGGTTAGTGGGAAGAGAAGGGAAGGTGATGGATTAAACAATAAATGGATAGTGATCGAGAAGAGTCAGAAAATGCAAAAAGTTGCTGCTGAAACTCATTCTCGGGAAAATTCTAAGGCTGATGATATTGATTCGGATAAGGGAAGAAAGCAGCGAGGAAGATTTAATGAGAAGAATTATGAAATTTCATATGCGTGCATTTCTAATGCAGGTGAGGGAAGAAAGGGAAGGGTAAGAAGAGGTAATGAGAAAAATCATCAAGCACCAGAAGCGCACAGTATTGATGTTGGTGGGGAAAGAAAGCGACAGAGAAGATGCGATGATATAAACCATGAAAAAGCACAACCGCACAGTTTTGCTGTTggtatcaaaacaaaagagaagaggagataCAGTGAGAAGAAccagcaaaacaaaacagttgCAACTACTCATGAACACGACGTCTTAACTAATGATGGAAGAACAGAAGCCCGCGATTCTGATTTCGGTGAGGGAAGAAGTGGGCAAGGATGTTTCCATGAGAATAACCAGCAAACGAAAGTGTCGTCTACTGAAAGATGCGAGCAGGAAATCCCTAGGACCAATAAAAGAGTGTCACTCGGTTCTGGATTAGGGGAGGGGCGATATCGGGAGGGAAGACATATTGAAAAGAATCAGCATACCGAAACTGTTAAAACTGAAACTCATGGGAAGGAAGTTTCTAAGGATAGGAAGAGAAAGCGGGAAAGAGGAGTGGAAAGAGATGGGGATGAGTTCTATTTGGCGGAGAATCAAGACAGACAATGCCAAGCTGATATGAGAAATGATGATGTGGCCTTCAATAAGCAAGCGACTGGTTTCAGCACAGTTGAACAAGTAGAGCGAAAGTCTGTATCATCTATTTCATCTCCGGAGTCTACAAACAATGTTAACGACCCTAATGTTGCTTTTCAAGAGTTAGCTTTGATCATCCACCCTAAGGCTGGTGTACAAGAACAACCTATCGAAGCACGACCTTTACGCTCTGTCTCTTCGAAGAAACCATCTTTTCAACCTGAAAAATACGGACACAAAAGTTACCTGGAGAAGAATGGACCTGCGTCTAATGATCCCGCACAAAGGTTTCTATTCATTTGGAACTTCGTGACATTTAAATTGCCTTTAGCATAATGGATGTTTTTGAGGAAGATTCCTAAGCAGCTTGTCACGGGCTTTAAGCTAACAATTTTTCTTCCATGTAGTGctacaaaaaggaaaagacgATTTTGGACGCTGGCAGAAGTAGAGATGCTTAGGGTATGTAACTTGCACATTTCTCTCTATCCTACGTATATTTCATGCTGCAGTTATCTTGGTTTTTCGTAATTTGGAGCTTACACATTCAACGGCTCTTTTTAAAGGTTTATGCCTGTTTTAGTTTATCAGCTTTATAAAAACAGCCAGGGTAGCTGGTCTTATCATCTCCTAAGAGGCGGTATTTCATTTTCAGTCGTAATGCAATTGTTTTGTAGACTAGACTTCATAAATAAGAGCTTATCCTCCAAATCATTGTGAAATTATATCTGAGATATATAACATTGTTTGTGGCTgtccaaattaaatattttgctATGTAGTGCACAATGGTGATAAATGTGGATTTGTCTAACTTCGTCCTGTCCTTTAGGTTGGTGTGCAGAAATTCCCTGGCGAGAGGAATATTCCATGGCGCAAAATCTTGCAATTTGGTCGGGATGTGTTTCATGATGAACGGGCTCCAAGCGACCTCAAGGACAAGTGGAAGACGTTAAACAAAATTCCTTCTGACACGGGGAAATGGGTAAGCCTTTCAACTGAAAGACAACCGAATTACTATGTGTCTGAAGTTAGTTCTGAATGACCTATCGGACTTAGCAAGCATTAGAGCTTAGAAGAGTAGTAGATAGGGCTTTGCAGATTTTGTACAACCTTGCTTGCTCCTAGTTTGCTAAATGTATATGGAGCAAAACTGATCTTACCTTTTAAcactaaattcaaaaaaaaaaaaaaaaaattgatcttaCCTTTCTAATTTGTATGTCCTCGGCAATGTAGAGAATTCACAAGAGTGAGATGATATTTCATGACACTTGAACACAAGTTTATACTAAAAATCATGAACCAATGTTGTACTTCAATATCTATTAAACTTTTACATGTCTTTTGATATGGATTTCTCTGCAATTgtaagacaaagaagaaaacagtaaGGTCAATTTTACACTTCGTGtaaacaaacttttttctaagtttttaatgaattaaaaaatagatGTTTTAGACAGAAAATGATGAGGGTAGAATTCCCGCCAGTGCGTGGGTTCAACTATAAATCCTTTAACCGCCACGTGTCCTAGAAGAGTGCCACGTACAGCCACTATCCTCCACTTTCGGCTTATTTCTGTCGGTTTATTCTCTGCTCACTGAGtggcaagaaaaaaagaaatggaagtTCCCAAAGGATTCTTTGAGAAACTGTGgagttttgtctcttttcttccttacttcttcctcttgctgCTCCTTGGCGTCACCAAGGGTAtgaatcttctcttctttcttctctccatcCATAAGAATGGAGATGTTAGCTTTGCTTATTAGCTCTTGAGTTTGTTAGAGCTCCAGAGTCGTGTAAACTCGAATCTGATTTTCTGCACTCTTAAGGTTAGATTTTGGTAAATGGAATACTTTAGGAGGCTACTGAAGCTATTTGAATTCATATTAATAATGAGTAATGATGTTTATTTACACAAAACTTATTGAGTATTTTAGTAAAGCACTGTAAGTTATGTACGGTGTAACGTTCTCCCTCTTGTTTCGTTTTGGTTCTCAGCCCTGATTATTGGTCCAATATCATCTGCTATAATTTTGGTTGGCAATTCATGTGTCATCATTGGCCTTTGGCCAGCACATTTCATTTGGACCTACTACTGTTTGGCAAGGTGTATACccatcaaatttgaaatactttgtttcttgtttcatctCCTTTTAATTTCCACTaaatatcttgtttttgtaacCTCTAGAACCAAGAGAATAGGGCTGGTTTTGAAGACCTTGGCATTGGTATTATTTCCACTGCCTTTGCTCCTCTGGCCAGTTGCTGGTATAGTAGGAAGTCTCTTCGGTGGAATCGCCTACGGGTTTTTCACGCCTCTTATGGCTACATTCGAGGCTGTAGGAGAGTCTGTTACTAGCAAATGCTACCATTGCTTTGTTGATGGTTCGTTCTCCACTATTAAAGGGAGTTGTACTGTGGTTACAGACTTCACAGATTTCTGCTTCCATTCTTACTTCTCCTACATGGATGAGTTAAGAGAAATGGTTTCGGCCGATGTTGAACCCTTAGAGATAAAGTAAGAATCTGAATCGCTCTCTTCGttagagataaagaagaacaatttttttt includes:
- a CDS encoding Homeodomain-like superfamily protein (Homeodomain-like superfamily protein; FUNCTIONS IN: DNA binding; INVOLVED IN: response to jasmonic acid stimulus, response to salicylic acid stimulus; CONTAINS InterPro DOMAIN/s: SANT, DNA-binding (InterPro:IPR001005), Homeodomain-related (InterPro:IPR012287), MYB-like (InterPro:IPR017877); BEST Arabidopsis thaliana protein match is: TRF-like 10 (TAIR:AT5G03780.1); Has 538 Blast hits to 521 proteins in 95 species: Archae - 0; Bacteria - 1; Metazoa - 236; Fungi - 18; Plants - 123; Viruses - 0; Other Eukaryotes - 160 (source: NCBI BLink).), which gives rise to MLTDKSRKGCRESLGGVDVGLMMEKEAGGVENVVEVNVSGASGMVSGKRREGDGLNNKWIVIEKSQKMQKVAAETHSRENSKADDIDSDKGRKQRGRFNEKNYEISYACISNAGEGRKGRVRRGNEKNHQAPEAHSIDVGGERKRQRRCDDINHEKAQPHSFAVGIKTKEKRRYSEKNQQNKTVATTHEHDVLTNDGRTEARDSDFGEGRSGQGCFHENNQQTKVSSTERCEQEIPRTNKRVSLGSGLGEGRYREGRHIEKNQHTETVKTETHGKEVSKDRKRKRERGVERDGDEFYLAENQDRQCQADMRNDDVAFNKQATGFSTVEQVERKSVSSISSPESTNNVNDPNVAFQELALIIHPKAGVQEQPIEARPLRSVSSKKPSFQPEKYGHKSYLEKNGPASNDPAQSATKRKRRFWTLAEVEMLRVGVQKFPGERNIPWRKILQFGRDVFHDERAPSDLKDKWKTLNKIPSDTGKWVSLSTERQPNYYVSEVSSE
- a CDS encoding Homeodomain-like superfamily protein yields the protein MSSRILSSDSDDVDEENPKTHENGPIGGKTQNLGQSKGGDSDNVVKTNTCFVCDGKDNWVLVCYGEECTIAIHQSCASDEPDFDEFGNFYCPYCWYKRVVVKCLELGKKLMLTDKSRKGCRESLGGVDVGLMMEKEAGGVENVVEVNVSGASGMVSGKRREGDGLNNKWIVIEKSQKMQKVAAETHSRENSKADDIDSDKGRKQRGRFNEKNYEISYACISNAGEGRKGRVRRGNEKNHQAPEAHSIDVGGERKRQRRCDDINHEKAQPHSFAVGIKTKEKRRYSEKNQQNKTVATTHEHDVLTNDGRTEARDSDFGEGRSGQGCFHENNQQTKVSSTERCEQEIPRTNKRVSLGSGLGEGRYREGRHIEKNQHTETVKTETHGKEVSKDRKRKRERGVERDGDEFYLAENQDRQCQADMRNDDVAFNKQATGFSTVEQVERKSVSSISSPESTNNVNDPNVAFQELALIIHPKAGVQEQPIEARPLRSVSSKKPSFQPEKYGHKSYLEKNGPASNDPAQSATKRKRRFWTLAEVEMLRVGVQKFPGERNIPWRKILQFGRDVFHDERAPSDLKDKWKTLNKIPSDTGKWVSLSTERQPNYYVSEVSSE